CAACAAAATGGACCTGAACTTTTTGGTCTAGATATTATTAAGGGAGAGCAAGATGCGCTACGGGAGATCAATTCCATTATGTTATCAGCATCAACGGCAGATGCCTTGTTCGGTAATGAAGACCCCATTGGTAAAACGGTTACCGTAAGTAATGAGCACAAGTTGAATGTAAGCGCGGTGTACAGTGATATACCTGTCAATAATTCATTTAACGATACCGATTATATTATTCCTTGGGAGAAGTATTTGGCAGTGAACGAATGGATAAAAAATGCCGAAGATCAATGGGGCAACAATTCATTTCAAATGTTCGTACAATTGGCAGATAATACAACCATTGAGCAGGTAACCAATAATATTAAAAACGTAAAGAAAGATTTAAACGAAGATACAGCTCAATTTAATCCGCAGATCTTTTTGTTCCCAATGAAAGATTGGTATTTGCGTAGCAGTTTTGAAAATGGAAAACAAGAAGGTGGGCGCATAAAGTACGTGTGGTTATTTGGTGTCATTGGAGCTTTTGTATTACTGTTGGCATGCATCAATTTTATGAATTTGAGTACCGCCCGTTCAGAGAAAAGGGGCAAGGAAGTTGGCATACGTAAATCTATTGGTTCTCAAAGAGGGCAATTGATCTATCAATTTTTGAGCGAATCGTTTCTTGTGGTTGTTTTTGCATTTGTAGTAGCCATATTGTTGGTATTACTTTCCTTGAACGGATTTAATGAGCTATCTAGAAAAGAAATATTCTTTCCGTGGGATAATGGTATGTTTTGGATGGTGTCATTGGTGTTTATAGTGTTCACTTCCTTGTTGGCAGGTAGCTATCCGGCGTTATACCTATCATCTTTTAGACCGGTAGATGTGCTTAAGGGTACGTTCAAGACCGGAAAGTACGCAGGGTTGCCAAGAAAGGTATTGGTTGTAGTTCAGTTTACGGTCTCGGTAGCTTTTATTATAGGTACGGTGATTGTAATGCAGCAAATCAATTTTGCAAAAAATAGACCTGTTGGGTATGATAAGGAAGGATTGATCCAAATACCGACGTTCAGTCAAGATTTTGTGGGGAAATATGATTTAATGCGAACCGAATTCATAGGGTCCGGAGCGGTAGTGGAAATGTCCACTTCCAGTAGTCCAACTACCCAAATATGGTCTAATAGAGGCGGCTTTACATGGGAAGGCAAACCAGAAGGTTTTCAAGAAGATCTAGCGTGGACAGAAGTTTCACCGGAGTACGCAAAATCATTGAATCTTAAAATTTTAGAAGGGCGCGATTTTTCAAGAGATTTTGCAACCGATTCATTAGGGGTGTTGATCAATGAAACCGCAAAGAAATATCTGGGTATGGAGAATCCTGTAGGGCAGTTATTACGAGACGATGATGAAGAAGACCCTAATCCGCCATTAAAAATTATAGGTGTTGTTCAAGACATGATCACCCAATCACCTTATGAACCGGTAAAACAAGGTGTTTATGTGTATGATAGGTTCAATAATGCCAGTTATTATAACCTAAGGTTGAATCCTAATAACAATGCATCTAAGAGTATTGCCACCGTAGAGAATGTGTTTAAGGAGCATTTTCCGGATATTCCCTTTGAATATGAATTTATAGATAGCGAATATGGTCAAAAGTTTGCATCGGAAGAACGTATTGGTACACTCTCGGGAGTATTTACGGCACTGGCAATTTTAATTAGTTGTTTGGGGTTATTTGGGTTGACATCATTTGTAGCCGAGCAAAGAAAGAAAGAAATAGGGGTGCGTAAGGTATTGGGAGCGTCTATTTTCAATGTATGGAATATGTTGTCCAAAGACTTTTTAAAACTGGTGGTTATCTCTTGTTTTATTGCCGTACCTATAGCTTATTTCATTATGAACGGATGGTTGCAGGAGTATCCGTATAGAGTAGTACTCAAATGGTGGATTTTTGCGGTA
The sequence above is a segment of the Maribacter dokdonensis DSW-8 genome. Coding sequences within it:
- a CDS encoding ABC transporter permease, coding for MFKNYLKVAWRNLLKNKGYTVINVGGLALGMAVTLIIGLWIQDELSYNSYFKNKESIAQVFQSQTFNGETGTGPAIPRPLEKALRDGYGGNFKHLVMCSWTNDHYLKYGEKSISRPGNYMQQNGPELFGLDIIKGEQDALREINSIMLSASTADALFGNEDPIGKTVTVSNEHKLNVSAVYSDIPVNNSFNDTDYIIPWEKYLAVNEWIKNAEDQWGNNSFQMFVQLADNTTIEQVTNNIKNVKKDLNEDTAQFNPQIFLFPMKDWYLRSSFENGKQEGGRIKYVWLFGVIGAFVLLLACINFMNLSTARSEKRGKEVGIRKSIGSQRGQLIYQFLSESFLVVVFAFVVAILLVLLSLNGFNELSRKEIFFPWDNGMFWMVSLVFIVFTSLLAGSYPALYLSSFRPVDVLKGTFKTGKYAGLPRKVLVVVQFTVSVAFIIGTVIVMQQINFAKNRPVGYDKEGLIQIPTFSQDFVGKYDLMRTEFIGSGAVVEMSTSSSPTTQIWSNRGGFTWEGKPEGFQEDLAWTEVSPEYAKSLNLKILEGRDFSRDFATDSLGVLINETAKKYLGMENPVGQLLRDDDEEDPNPPLKIIGVVQDMITQSPYEPVKQGVYVYDRFNNASYYNLRLNPNNNASKSIATVENVFKEHFPDIPFEYEFIDSEYGQKFASEERIGTLSGVFTALAILISCLGLFGLTSFVAEQRKKEIGVRKVLGASIFNVWNMLSKDFLKLVVISCFIAVPIAYFIMNGWLQEYPYRVVLKWWIFAVAMLGAMLVTIATVSFQAIKAARANPVKSLRTE